Proteins from a genomic interval of Kitasatospora kifunensis:
- a CDS encoding Scr1 family TA system antitoxin-like transcriptional regulator produces MLRMIREEKGLTQAQLADLMTTHQTMISHLELGKSQPDEQWARRLDEALGAGGRLLTAFKLVEPYLSQPHPNWDAYEEYRKVEAKVVRSYDLSTGRLSGLLQIEPYMRALFTAHNPWESEEQIAERGARAACPAESAVDAGWSQLGECHR; encoded by the coding sequence GTGCTGCGGATGATCAGGGAGGAAAAAGGGCTGACGCAGGCGCAGTTGGCCGACCTGATGACGACCCACCAGACCATGATCAGCCACCTGGAGCTGGGCAAGAGCCAGCCCGATGAGCAGTGGGCCAGGAGGCTGGACGAGGCGTTGGGGGCCGGCGGGCGGTTGCTGACGGCGTTCAAGCTGGTGGAGCCGTACCTGTCGCAGCCGCATCCGAACTGGGATGCCTACGAGGAGTATCGGAAGGTGGAGGCGAAGGTCGTGCGGTCGTACGACCTGTCCACCGGCCGCCTGTCGGGCCTGCTGCAGATCGAGCCGTACATGCGGGCGCTATTTACCGCGCACAACCCGTGGGAGAGCGAAGAGCAGATCGCTGAGAGGGGTGCGAGAGCGGCTTGCCCGGCAGAATCGGCTGTCGATGCCGGGTGGTCTCAGCTTGGTGAGTGTCATCGATGA
- a CDS encoding CGNR zinc finger domain-containing protein: protein MTETAALSALAPLPPAPGADQHVALDFANSDLALPAGRLDLLDTPAAATRWLVERGLAPADAELFEICAGRLRELRVHLRALLASRTTGTPAPPEALSAVNTALTTAPSADLLGWDAAHGLHRLPAHPADRVAEHAMAVIAADAAELLTGPDAERLAACAGTPCNRYLIRTHAARHWCSTRCGDRVRAARAYARRQQAKAG, encoded by the coding sequence ATGACGGAAACCGCCGCGCTCAGTGCCCTCGCCCCGCTGCCGCCCGCGCCGGGCGCGGACCAGCACGTCGCACTGGACTTCGCCAACAGCGACCTGGCCCTGCCCGCCGGTCGACTGGACCTGCTCGACACGCCCGCCGCGGCCACCCGCTGGCTGGTCGAGCGCGGTCTGGCCCCGGCCGACGCCGAGCTTTTCGAGATCTGCGCGGGCCGACTGCGTGAGCTGCGCGTCCACCTGCGGGCCCTGCTTGCCTCCCGCACCACCGGCACCCCGGCGCCGCCCGAGGCCCTGAGTGCCGTGAACACCGCGCTCACCACCGCCCCCTCGGCCGACCTGCTCGGCTGGGACGCCGCCCACGGCCTGCACCGCCTCCCCGCGCACCCTGCCGACCGGGTGGCCGAGCACGCGATGGCCGTCATCGCCGCCGACGCCGCCGAACTGCTCACCGGCCCCGACGCCGAACGCCTCGCCGCCTGCGCCGGCACCCCGTGCAACCGCTACCTGATCCGCACCCACGCCGCCCGCCACTGGTGCTCCACCCGCTGCGGCGACCGGGTCCGCGCCGCCCGCGCCTACGCGCGACGCCAGCAGGCGAAGGCGGGCTGA
- a CDS encoding MBL fold metallo-hydrolase: protein MTSEQTPIRVFGGPTALIEFGGLRFLTDPTFDAPRDYPIGGTAVLTKTAPTAITPAELGPVDVVLLSHDEHPDNLDDSGRAFLADAPLVLTTRSGAGRLGGSAQGLAPWSSVELARPDGGTVTVTAAPALHGPEGCEPIIGEVIGFLLTADDLPTVYVSGDNASLDLVKEIAHRTGPIDTAVLFAGGARTTRFDGALLTLDSAQAAEAAAILGARRVVPAHFDSWAHFTEGRETLVTAFTNAGLADRLQLS from the coding sequence ATGACCAGCGAGCAGACCCCCATCCGCGTCTTCGGCGGCCCGACCGCGCTCATCGAGTTCGGCGGCCTGCGCTTCCTCACCGACCCCACCTTCGACGCCCCACGCGACTACCCGATCGGCGGCACCGCCGTCCTCACCAAGACCGCTCCCACCGCCATCACCCCCGCCGAACTCGGCCCGGTCGACGTGGTCCTGCTCTCGCACGACGAGCACCCGGACAACCTGGACGACTCCGGGCGCGCGTTCCTCGCGGACGCCCCGCTGGTGCTCACCACCCGCAGCGGCGCCGGCCGGCTCGGCGGCAGCGCGCAGGGGCTCGCCCCGTGGAGCTCGGTCGAGCTGGCCCGCCCTGACGGCGGCACCGTGACCGTGACCGCGGCTCCGGCGCTGCACGGGCCCGAGGGCTGCGAACCGATCATCGGCGAGGTGATCGGGTTCCTGCTGACCGCCGACGACCTGCCGACCGTCTACGTCAGCGGCGACAACGCCTCCCTCGACCTGGTCAAGGAGATCGCCCACCGCACAGGGCCGATCGACACCGCCGTCCTCTTCGCCGGCGGCGCCCGCACCACCCGCTTCGACGGTGCGCTGCTCACCCTGGACAGCGCCCAGGCCGCCGAAGCCGCCGCGATCCTGGGCGCCCGCCGCGTGGTGCCCGCCCATTTCGACAGCTGGGCGCACTTCACCGAGGGCCGCGAAACCCTAGTGACCGCCTTCACCAACGCCGGACTCGCCGACCGCCTGCAGCTGAGCTGA
- a CDS encoding GNAT family N-acetyltransferase: MKIRTGSSDDVPAMLALADTAVAWLTAQGRTGQWGSEPWSARPAEGERMHRYARDYLVRIAEDADGQVVGVCVLAEELSDYVVPADIPDLYVRFLLTDRSRSGSGIGAALIRDAREEAVRRGLKLLRVDCFRSEDRALVRQYQALGFTESLAFDIPRPDGSVWPGQILEIRL, encoded by the coding sequence ATGAAGATACGCACCGGCAGTTCCGACGACGTCCCCGCGATGCTCGCCCTCGCCGACACCGCCGTCGCCTGGCTGACCGCCCAGGGCCGCACCGGGCAGTGGGGCAGCGAGCCCTGGTCGGCCCGCCCGGCCGAGGGCGAGCGCATGCACCGCTACGCCCGCGACTACCTGGTGCGGATCGCCGAGGACGCGGACGGCCAGGTGGTCGGCGTCTGCGTACTGGCCGAGGAACTGTCCGACTACGTCGTCCCGGCCGACATCCCCGACCTGTACGTCCGGTTCCTGCTCACCGACCGCTCACGCAGCGGCAGCGGCATCGGCGCGGCGCTGATCCGCGACGCGCGCGAGGAGGCGGTGCGGCGCGGGTTGAAGCTGCTGCGGGTGGACTGCTTCCGCAGCGAGGACCGGGCGCTGGTGCGTCAGTACCAGGCGCTCGGCTTCACCGAGAGCCTCGCGTTCGACATCCCCCGGCCCGACGGCAGCGTGTGGCCCGGTCAGATCCTGGAGATCAGGCTCTGA
- a CDS encoding MFS transporter: MATPVSPPGDDDPCERTAAVDPAASARFTRPGGMFSSLRVRNYRYFFAGQIVSNTGSWMQRIAQDWLVLSLTGSPLAVGITTAMQFLPTLLLGLFGGVLADRMPKRRLLIATQGAMGVLAAGLAAMTVTGVVTEYYVYAFALLLGLVTVVDTPTRQAFVSEMVGPEHLSNAVSLNAANFQTARLVGPAVAGLLIAAVGSGWAFALNALSFAAVIGGLLAMRTSELRPVDRIPREKGQLREGLRYVKERPDLMWPLVLAGFIGTFGFNFPTLLSGFARGVYHVGPGQYGLLNTAMALGSLAGALYAARRGAPRLRWLTGAALGFGLLEVLASAAPGYWTFAVLLTLIGIFGLTFNTSVNSYVQLSTDPEMRGRVMGLLVLVFTGGTPVGAPLVGWVTDVYGARVGLLACGAVSALAAATVGLVLARCADLRLRVDLHRGNGGRVVAFVPRQPARKSELAAAC, from the coding sequence GTGGCCACGCCGGTGAGTCCGCCCGGCGACGACGACCCCTGCGAACGCACCGCGGCGGTTGACCCCGCCGCGTCAGCGCGGTTCACCCGGCCCGGGGGGATGTTCTCCTCGCTGCGGGTGCGCAACTACCGATACTTCTTCGCCGGGCAGATCGTCAGCAACACCGGCAGCTGGATGCAGCGCATCGCCCAGGACTGGCTGGTGCTGAGCCTGACCGGCAGCCCGCTCGCGGTCGGGATCACCACCGCCATGCAGTTCCTGCCCACCCTGCTGCTCGGCCTCTTCGGCGGGGTGCTCGCCGACCGGATGCCCAAGCGGCGGCTGCTGATCGCCACCCAGGGCGCGATGGGCGTGCTGGCCGCCGGCCTGGCCGCGATGACGGTCACCGGTGTGGTGACCGAGTACTACGTCTACGCCTTCGCCCTGCTGCTCGGCCTGGTGACCGTGGTGGACACGCCCACCCGGCAGGCCTTCGTCTCCGAGATGGTCGGCCCCGAGCACCTGAGCAACGCGGTGAGCCTGAACGCCGCCAACTTCCAGACCGCCCGGCTGGTCGGCCCGGCGGTGGCCGGTCTGCTGATCGCGGCGGTGGGCAGCGGCTGGGCGTTCGCGCTCAACGCGCTCTCCTTCGCGGCCGTGATCGGCGGGCTGCTGGCGATGCGGACCAGCGAGCTGCGACCGGTCGACCGGATCCCGCGGGAGAAGGGCCAGTTGCGCGAGGGGCTGCGCTACGTCAAGGAGCGGCCCGACCTGATGTGGCCGCTGGTGCTGGCCGGGTTCATCGGGACCTTCGGCTTCAACTTCCCGACCCTGCTCTCCGGTTTCGCCCGCGGCGTCTACCACGTCGGCCCCGGCCAGTACGGCCTGCTGAACACCGCGATGGCGCTCGGCTCGCTGGCCGGCGCGCTCTACGCCGCGCGCCGGGGCGCGCCCCGGCTGCGCTGGCTGACCGGTGCGGCGCTGGGCTTCGGCCTGCTGGAGGTGCTGGCCTCGGCCGCGCCCGGCTACTGGACCTTCGCGGTGCTGCTGACCCTGATCGGGATCTTCGGGCTGACCTTCAACACCTCGGTCAACTCCTATGTGCAGCTGTCCACCGACCCCGAGATGCGCGGCCGGGTGATGGGCCTGCTGGTGCTGGTCTTCACCGGCGGCACCCCGGTCGGTGCCCCGCTGGTCGGCTGGGTGACCGACGTCTACGGCGCCCGGGTGGGTCTGCTCGCCTGCGGCGCGGTCTCGGCGCTGGCGGCGGCGACGGTCGGCCTGGTGCTGGCCCGCTGCGCGGACCTGCGGCTGCGGGTCGACCTGCACCGCGGCAACGGCGGTCGGGTGGTGGCCTTCGTGCCGCGTCAGCCCGCCCGCAAGAGCGAGCTGGCGGCGGCCTGCTGA